From the Planktothricoides raciborskii GIHE-MW2 genome, the window TCAGCTATATTTTAGGAAAATCAAAGCATCGGGATGGTTGCTGGTGAATATTTCTAATCGGTATATTGATTTAGAACCCGTACTAGGCGCGATCGCTCATAATTTAGGACTGGTGGCCATCCATCAACAAGAAGGAGAAATATCCCAAACAGAAAAAGCAATGGGTAAATCCGCTTCTCACTGGGTAATTTTGACTCAGAAATCCGAGAATTTTGGCTCATTACTCCAAGACCCTCGCTGGGAAGCGATAGCATCCACCCAAACCCGGTCTAGTCCAGAAACTTTAATTTGGACTGATGATTATTCTAATATATTGAGTGCTTTACGTTGGGTGACTCAAAAATAATGCCATTATGGTTATTTGTTGTTTGTTGTTTGTTGTTTGTTGTTGGGTAGGGATTCTTTTGTTGTTTGTTGGTTGTTCTTTCATGGAAACCAACAACGAAGAACCATAGGAATTACGCAGGGAATCTATATATGGGGTGTTGGTGCGTTACGCTTTGCGCTAACACACCCTACGGATTTCTATATATGGGGTGTTGGTGCGTTACGCTTCGCGCTAACACACCCTACGGATTTCTATATATGGGGTGTTGGTGCGTTACGCTTTGCGCTAACACACCCTACGGATAGCTGATAAATAAGCCAACAATCAACAATCAACAACCAACTAACAACGAACAACCACCAAGCAACAACCAATAACCAACAACGAACAACAATCGCTGATTTTTTATCAATAGAGAAACTACCAATGACCACAAATATCGATGAAATCTTAAAAGAGTTTGAACATTTTGGGGTGAACCTGGGTTTAGAGAGAATTCAACGACTCTTAGGCGACTTGGGCAACCCTCAAGCCAAAGTGCCCATAATTCATGTCGCGGGTACTAATGGCAAGGGGTCTGTTTGTGCTTATCTGTCCGCAATTTTAACCGCCGCAGGTTATCGGGTCGGTCGCTATATTTCCCCTCATTTAGTTGATTGGACGGAACGAATTTCTCTGAATGAAAAGCCGATCGCCCGTGAGGAATTTATCTCTCTTTTAGAACAAGTTAAAGCAGCGATCGACCCAGCCGCCCCCTGTCCGACGCAGTTTGAGGTGATTACTGCTGCCGCTTGGTTATATTTTGCCCAACAGCAAGTGGATATCGCGGTGATGGAAGTGGGACTGGGGGGTCGATTGGATGCCACCAATGTCTGCGATCGCCCCTTGGTTAGCATCATTACCTCAATTAGTTGGGAACATTGGCAACGCTTAGGGCCAACGATCGCCGATATTGCCAGAGAAAAAGCTGGTATTCTCAAACCCGGTTGTCCGGCGATTTGCGGGTCGCTGCCTCCTGACGCGCAAAAGGTCGTAGAAAATCGCATTGCTGAACTGAATTGTCCCGCGATTTTTCCCGAACCAGCGCGGATCGTCGAACATAATTCTGTTAATTCCTCAGAGGATAATTTTTTGCCTAATCAACCACAATGGGCAGTTTATGAAAATATCAAATATCCTTTACCATTGTTGGGTGAAATCCAATTAACCAATTCTGCTTTAGCCATTGCTGCCATAAAAGTCTTGCAAGGGCAAGGTTGGCAAATTTCCGACGCACAAATTGCTGATGGCATGGGGAAAACACGCTGGCCCGGTCGTCTGCAATGGGTCAACTGGTCCAATAGTGGCACACGATTATTAGTTGATGGCGCTCATAATGCGGCTGCGGCTCAAGTTTTGCGCCAATATGTAGATCAAATATCCCCGCAACCTGTGAACTGGGTAATGGGAATGTTATCGACAAAAGACCATCCGGGTATCTTTAAGGCATTGCTCCGACCGGGCGATCGCCTATACTTAGTACCAGTCCCCGATCATAGTTCTGCCCTGCCCGAAGACTTAGCCGCGATCGCCCAGCCAATTTGCCCAGAATTGGCGGAAATCAAGTGCTATCCAGAATTGGCGATCGCCCTAGAACATTGTCATCATCCGGATCTGTCTAGTTGCGACACCCTGACAATTTTATGCGGTTCTTTATACTTACTGGGCTATTTTTTTGCCACTCATAACCAGATTGACCATTAACCCCAAAAATTGTTATTGGTTATTGGTTATTTGTTGTTCGGGTTTTTACTTAAATAATAAATAACCAATAATCAACAACCAACAACCAACAAACAACAAACAACAAACAACCAATAACCAATAACCAATAACCTAATACAGGAGCCATACTGCCGTGCAGAGTCTGCAAAATCTATTGAAAAAGTTCTTGCCAGGAAAAGCC encodes:
- a CDS encoding folylpolyglutamate synthase/dihydrofolate synthase family protein, which produces MTTNIDEILKEFEHFGVNLGLERIQRLLGDLGNPQAKVPIIHVAGTNGKGSVCAYLSAILTAAGYRVGRYISPHLVDWTERISLNEKPIAREEFISLLEQVKAAIDPAAPCPTQFEVITAAAWLYFAQQQVDIAVMEVGLGGRLDATNVCDRPLVSIITSISWEHWQRLGPTIADIAREKAGILKPGCPAICGSLPPDAQKVVENRIAELNCPAIFPEPARIVEHNSVNSSEDNFLPNQPQWAVYENIKYPLPLLGEIQLTNSALAIAAIKVLQGQGWQISDAQIADGMGKTRWPGRLQWVNWSNSGTRLLVDGAHNAAAAQVLRQYVDQISPQPVNWVMGMLSTKDHPGIFKALLRPGDRLYLVPVPDHSSALPEDLAAIAQPICPELAEIKCYPELAIALEHCHHPDLSSCDTLTILCGSLYLLGYFFATHNQIDH